One Amycolatopsis thermophila DNA segment encodes these proteins:
- a CDS encoding winged helix-turn-helix transcriptional regulator produces MPKTLGKDSTCSIARSLDVLGDSWTLLIVREAMLADSTRFQEFRDALGIAPNILAKRLAVLVDEGLMERRTYREPGLRARDEYVLTEAGRGMSVIIAALATWGRTYRPRADGTSPRFVLEDSDTAARLAFVTPDGDVVPPARLIAHRTPDEVLDRTA; encoded by the coding sequence ATGCCCAAGACGCTCGGCAAGGACTCGACCTGCTCCATCGCCCGGAGCCTCGACGTGCTCGGCGACAGCTGGACGCTGCTGATCGTCCGGGAGGCGATGCTGGCCGATTCCACGCGCTTCCAGGAATTCCGCGACGCGCTGGGCATCGCGCCGAACATCCTCGCCAAGCGGCTGGCGGTGCTGGTGGACGAGGGCCTGATGGAACGGCGGACCTACCGGGAGCCGGGGCTGCGCGCGCGCGACGAGTACGTCCTCACCGAGGCCGGCCGGGGGATGAGCGTGATCATCGCGGCGCTGGCCACCTGGGGGCGCACCTACCGGCCCCGCGCCGACGGCACGTCACCGCGGTTCGTGCTGGAGGACTCGGACACGGCGGCGCGGCTCGCGTTCGTCACGCCGGACGGTGACGTCGTGCCGCCCGCGCGGCTGATCGCCCACCGCACACC